The segment CCAGGTTCGGTACAACTCCCGGGCCAGGTGCGTCTTAAGTGCTCGGAGTGCCGCTCGTCTCGTTTTTCCCTCTTGCTCCTTCTTGGCCCCACATGTTTTGCTCTGTTCATCACAGCGCAGGCGCGTCAAGGCCATCAGGTGGAGCACTGGGTTGAGTTGCCGGTTGCCGCTCACATTCACACACCAGCGCGTGTTCTTCCCGCTGCCCCGTTCAACTGGGGCAGTGCCCCAATCACTGGCGAAATGATTGGCGTTCTCAAACCGCTTGATGTCACCCATTTCGGCCGACACGGTGCTGGTCAGCACCACGCCGATCCCCTGCAACATCAACAGGGGGGGGCGACCTGAGCGACCAGGGTGGCCATAGCGTGTTCAAGCTCTTTCAATGCTGCTTCGAGGGAGCTGAGCACGGCCTGAAGGCCGTGCTCAGCGAGGCGGTCGTCGTGTCGGGGAGCGCTTCGAGTATCATCTGGTTGGCCTTGCGCTGCTGAGCGAGCTTGTCCC is part of the Deinococcus sp. QL22 genome and harbors:
- a CDS encoding transposase, which translates into the protein MLQGIGVVLTSTVSAEMGDIKRFENANHFASDWGTAPVERGSGKNTRWCVNVSGNRQLNPVLHLMALTRLRCDEQSKTCGAKKEQEGKTRRAALRALKTHLARELYRTWQASHAGGRTPAPSEDLSPRQLDIPGLGTEVPDSAQHINLPQAVPGIAAEINVRRMLGDAGRVILTLNPCTLEP